In Chitinibacter sp. SCUT-21, a single genomic region encodes these proteins:
- a CDS encoding IS110 family transposase: MATATLIGLDIGKHTFHAVAQDVAGHVLYKRQFTRTGLIEFLATHPPCRIVMEACAGAHWLARKLIEFGHHAQLIAPQYIRPFVTGNKNDFIDAHAICEAACRPSMRYVAIKSMQQQAVSSLHRMREARMAERIQTTNQIHALLLEFGITLPLGMRGIRQVPTLLATPSDDLPVMVRQILLQQFEHVLLLERLIQVLDQQIATEARSNDVATRLMTIPGIGPITASQLAADAGNAKGYGKARDFAASLGLVPRQHSTGGKAKLLGISRRGDKSLRRLLVQCAHVIMLNATRWDSAIAEWTRELMVRRHGNVVACAVANKLARVVWAILATGDEYHPHPRTLHEKTNRRQNRR; encoded by the coding sequence ATGGCAACTGCAACTTTGATTGGGCTTGATATTGGCAAACACACTTTTCACGCTGTCGCACAGGATGTGGCAGGGCACGTTCTCTACAAGCGCCAATTCACCCGCACAGGCTTGATCGAGTTTCTTGCGACGCATCCACCTTGCCGTATTGTGATGGAAGCGTGCGCCGGTGCGCACTGGCTGGCGCGCAAACTCATCGAATTCGGACATCACGCCCAGCTGATTGCCCCTCAGTACATTCGCCCCTTCGTCACAGGCAACAAGAACGACTTCATCGACGCACACGCCATCTGCGAAGCCGCTTGTCGTCCTTCAATGCGCTATGTCGCGATCAAATCAATGCAACAACAAGCTGTTTCGAGCTTGCATCGAATGCGCGAAGCCCGCATGGCCGAGCGGATTCAAACCACCAATCAGATCCATGCTTTGCTACTGGAATTTGGCATCACATTGCCGCTAGGCATGCGTGGTATCCGGCAAGTGCCCACCTTGCTCGCCACACCATCCGATGATTTGCCGGTGATGGTGCGGCAGATCTTGTTGCAGCAGTTCGAGCACGTGCTGTTGCTGGAACGCCTGATTCAGGTGCTCGACCAGCAGATTGCCACTGAGGCACGCAGCAATGATGTCGCCACACGTTTAATGACGATACCCGGCATCGGTCCGATCACCGCCAGCCAACTCGCCGCCGATGCGGGCAACGCCAAAGGATATGGCAAAGCACGGGATTTTGCTGCCTCACTTGGCCTCGTGCCGCGGCAGCATTCGACGGGCGGCAAAGCCAAACTATTGGGCATCAGCAGACGAGGTGACAAGTCGTTGCGACGATTGTTAGTGCAGTGCGCGCACGTGATCATGCTCAACGCGACACGCTGGGACAGTGCGATCGCCGAATGGACGCGAGAATTGATGGTGCGGCGACACGGCAATGTAGTGGCGTGTGCGGTCGCCAACAAATTGGCCCGCGTGGTGTGGGCGATCCTCGCCACAGGGGACGAGTATCACCCGCACCCGCGGACCTTGCATGAAAAAACAAACCGCCGGCAGAACCGGCGGTGA
- a CDS encoding DUF475 domain-containing protein gives MRYFYSSFVVTLCGLFGAWLLAGWAGLWIAFNLALLETSLSFDNAVVNASVLKHWDEKWRRRFLLWGMLIAVFGMRVIFPLIIVAVIAGMAPMPGPMALWEYLNTHIWPAHDVLSMAIIQPDRYAAILSSAHIEVTAFGGAFLLLVFLNFFIDYEKDTHWFAPLEHILAKLGRIEMAAVLVSLLTLLLLAASMPIATAQRFLVAGLWGVIVFIVVDGLGEVIGDEGAAAKTGWAGFIYLEILDASFSFDGVLGAFALTKNIFLIAIGLGIGAMFVRSFTLMLVEKGTLNAFKYLEHGAFWAIGALAAVMLLAAQMHVPEVITGGVAALLIMLSALHSWFIRPSGGVSSSS, from the coding sequence ATGCGCTATTTTTATTCCTCGTTTGTTGTAACACTGTGCGGTTTATTCGGCGCGTGGCTGCTTGCTGGCTGGGCTGGTTTGTGGATTGCGTTTAATTTGGCCTTGCTTGAGACCAGCCTCAGTTTCGATAACGCGGTGGTGAATGCATCGGTGCTCAAGCATTGGGATGAAAAATGGCGGCGGCGTTTTTTATTGTGGGGTATGTTGATTGCAGTGTTTGGCATGCGGGTGATTTTTCCGCTGATTATTGTGGCGGTAATAGCTGGCATGGCGCCGATGCCGGGGCCGATGGCGTTGTGGGAGTATTTGAATACGCATATTTGGCCTGCGCATGATGTGCTGTCGATGGCGATTATTCAACCAGATCGTTATGCGGCGATTTTGTCTTCCGCGCATATCGAAGTGACTGCTTTTGGGGGGGCTTTTTTGCTGTTGGTCTTCCTCAATTTTTTTATCGATTACGAAAAAGACACGCACTGGTTTGCGCCGCTGGAGCACATTTTGGCCAAACTGGGTCGGATTGAGATGGCCGCCGTGTTGGTCAGTTTGCTGACTTTGCTGTTGCTAGCGGCAAGTATGCCGATTGCGACGGCGCAGCGATTCCTAGTGGCAGGCTTGTGGGGGGTGATCGTATTTATCGTGGTCGATGGACTGGGTGAGGTGATTGGCGATGAGGGTGCTGCGGCGAAAACGGGGTGGGCAGGCTTTATTTACTTAGAAATCCTCGATGCATCATTTTCGTTTGACGGGGTGTTGGGGGCCTTTGCGCTGACGAAAAATATTTTTCTGATTGCGATTGGCCTGGGTATTGGTGCGATGTTTGTTCGTAGCTTTACACTGATGCTGGTCGAAAAAGGAACGCTAAACGCGTTTAAATATCTGGAGCACGGTGCATTTTGGGCGATAGGTGCGCTCGCGGCGGTAATGCTGCTGGCCGCACAGATGCATGTGCCTGAAGTCATTACCGGTGGCGTGGCTGCGCTCTTAATTATGCTCTCTGCACTGCATTCTTGGTTTATTCGGCCAAGTGGTGGGGTATCTTCATCGAGCTGA
- a CDS encoding PIG-L family deacetylase yields MSNPYLALVQAHNELLQKQDAPLFSDLSTLGSAAKTVAADAPVAMIFAPHPDDECIIGALPLRLGREAGFNVINVAVTQGSNAKRQPERWVELKNACDYLGWGLLETIPGGLMSVTTKTRDSDPAAWAEKVSVIAKIISEHKPKVVVCPHNNDYHSAHIGTHYLVVDALKAANHSCTIVQSEFWRQMEAPNALIATNEQDTADLIAALACHVEEVRRNPYHLRLPGWMADNVRRGAEVCGGQGAAAPTFSFGTIYHIGQFDGNQLVPTDKKFTLSESDDIQAIFA; encoded by the coding sequence ATGAGCAATCCTTACCTCGCACTCGTACAAGCGCATAACGAGCTATTACAAAAACAAGATGCCCCACTTTTTAGTGATTTAAGCACTTTGGGTAGCGCCGCCAAAACCGTGGCTGCTGATGCACCTGTCGCGATGATTTTCGCTCCTCACCCTGACGATGAATGCATTATCGGCGCACTTCCATTGCGCTTGGGCCGCGAAGCGGGCTTTAACGTAATCAACGTTGCGGTAACGCAAGGCTCAAACGCCAAACGCCAGCCAGAGCGTTGGGTTGAGCTGAAAAACGCCTGCGATTACCTCGGCTGGGGTCTATTGGAAACCATTCCAGGCGGCCTGATGTCAGTAACGACCAAAACGCGCGATAGCGATCCAGCAGCATGGGCCGAGAAAGTGTCCGTGATTGCTAAAATCATCAGCGAACACAAACCGAAAGTGGTGGTTTGCCCGCACAATAATGACTACCACTCAGCGCACATCGGTACACATTACCTCGTGGTCGATGCCTTGAAAGCAGCGAACCACAGCTGCACCATCGTACAAAGTGAATTCTGGCGTCAAATGGAAGCGCCAAATGCACTGATCGCAACCAACGAGCAAGACACCGCTGATTTGATCGCTGCGCTTGCGTGTCACGTGGAAGAAGTACGTCGCAATCCATACCACCTGCGTTTGCCAGGCTGGATGGCGGATAATGTCCGCCGTGGCGCTGAAGTCTGTGGCGGTCAAGGTGCGGCTGCGCCAACGTTCTCGTTTGGTACGATTTACCACATCGGCCAATTTGACGGCAACCAACTCGTGCCAACCGATAAGAAATTCACGCTGAGCGAGAGCGATGATATTCAAGCGATTTTTGCTTAA
- a CDS encoding TerC family protein, which produces MEFFTTLWVGYPLWVWLMFFGLVIALLAFDLGVLHKDQHEISVSESLKLSAFYIFMGLAFGAWLWWYKGATAGMEYITGYLIEKSLSMDNVFVIALIFTSLGVPRMYQHRVLFWGILGVIVMRAIMIGLGAVLVAKYQGVLVLFGAFLIFTGVKMLFSDDEHGNLEDNKFYQWLRRKMRFTPTLHGQNFWVRGEDHGLARGWWATPLFLTLILVETADLVFAVDSIPAIFAITQDPFIVYTSNIFAILGLRALYFALAAMVHRFHYLKYALSVVLVFIGVKVGLVYFNHEGLVDFKIPTAVSLGVTFGLLLAGVLYSLWKTRGEPFPEKTEQ; this is translated from the coding sequence ATGGAATTTTTTACTACGCTTTGGGTTGGCTATCCTTTATGGGTCTGGCTCATGTTCTTTGGCTTGGTCATTGCCCTGCTGGCGTTTGACTTAGGTGTATTACACAAAGATCAACATGAAATCTCGGTCAGCGAAAGCCTGAAATTATCGGCTTTCTATATCTTCATGGGCTTGGCTTTTGGTGCTTGGCTGTGGTGGTATAAAGGTGCGACAGCGGGTATGGAGTACATTACAGGCTATCTGATTGAGAAATCGTTGTCGATGGATAACGTCTTTGTGATTGCCTTGATTTTCACCAGCTTAGGCGTGCCACGGATGTATCAACATCGCGTCCTATTCTGGGGCATCTTGGGTGTGATTGTGATGCGCGCCATCATGATCGGCCTCGGAGCAGTCTTGGTTGCAAAATACCAAGGCGTGTTGGTATTGTTCGGTGCATTCCTGATTTTCACTGGCGTGAAAATGCTGTTCTCGGACGATGAACACGGCAATTTGGAAGACAATAAATTCTACCAATGGCTACGTCGCAAAATGCGCTTCACCCCAACTTTGCACGGCCAAAACTTCTGGGTTCGTGGTGAAGATCACGGTTTGGCGAGAGGCTGGTGGGCTACTCCGCTGTTCCTGACCTTGATCTTGGTTGAAACGGCTGACTTGGTCTTCGCGGTGGATAGTATTCCTGCGATCTTCGCGATCACTCAAGATCCCTTCATCGTATACACCTCAAACATCTTCGCGATTTTAGGTTTGCGTGCGCTGTATTTCGCTTTGGCAGCAATGGTTCACCGCTTCCATTACCTGAAATACGCATTGTCAGTGGTATTGGTATTCATCGGTGTGAAGGTGGGCTTGGTATACTTCAATCACGAAGGCTTGGTCGACTTTAAGATTCCAACCGCGGTTTCATTAGGTGTGACGTTTGGCCTGTTGCTCGCTGGTGTGCTGTACTCACTGTGGAAAACCCGTGGTGAGCCGTTTCCAGAAAAAACTGAGCAGTAA
- a CDS encoding class I SAM-dependent methyltransferase translates to MSDLSSYRNRLAKNARHWGKWARRQGLQCYRIYDRDVPEYPMIVDVYADRVHLQEFDTGWVESDEDYSAWIDEVHAATAEVLGLPIEHVSLKIRKRMKGLTQYEKNEESGEFFVVEENGLKFEVNLDAYLDTGLFLDHRNTRKRVMGEAAGKRFLNLFSYTGAFSVYAAAGGAASTLTVDLSNTYLEWAGRNFALNGMDPAKHQRVRADVFEFLREATCSPQKYDLIVMDPPSFSNSKKMLGVLDVQRDHAYLIESCMSMLAPGGVLYFSNNLRSFELDPMFVGQCENLTAQSVPEDFRNKRIHQCFRFTKRAI, encoded by the coding sequence ATGTCCGATTTATCTAGCTATCGCAATCGTCTTGCCAAAAACGCCCGTCACTGGGGCAAATGGGCTCGTCGTCAGGGTTTGCAGTGCTATCGCATTTACGATAGAGATGTGCCCGAATACCCGATGATTGTTGATGTCTACGCTGATCGCGTGCATTTGCAAGAGTTCGATACTGGTTGGGTTGAGTCGGATGAAGACTACTCGGCGTGGATCGACGAAGTGCATGCGGCAACGGCCGAAGTGCTGGGTTTGCCGATCGAACACGTGTCGCTGAAAATCCGCAAACGGATGAAAGGCCTGACGCAGTACGAGAAAAACGAAGAGTCGGGCGAGTTTTTTGTCGTCGAAGAAAACGGTCTCAAATTCGAAGTTAACCTCGACGCTTACCTCGACACCGGCCTGTTTCTCGATCACCGCAACACGCGCAAACGCGTGATGGGCGAGGCCGCTGGTAAGCGTTTTCTGAATTTATTTAGCTATACCGGTGCGTTCAGTGTGTACGCTGCGGCGGGTGGCGCGGCGAGCACGCTGACGGTCGATTTATCGAATACCTATCTGGAATGGGCGGGCCGCAATTTTGCGCTGAACGGCATGGATCCAGCCAAGCATCAGCGCGTTCGTGCCGATGTGTTTGAGTTTTTGCGCGAAGCAACGTGCAGCCCGCAAAAATACGATTTGATTGTGATGGACCCGCCAAGCTTTTCCAATTCGAAAAAAATGCTCGGCGTACTCGATGTGCAGCGCGATCATGCTTACTTGATCGAATCGTGTATGAGTATGCTCGCACCCGGTGGCGTGCTGTATTTCTCAAATAATTTGCGCAGCTTTGAGCTTGATCCGATGTTTGTCGGCCAGTGCGAAAACCTGACCGCGCAATCGGTGCCGGAAGACTTCCGCAATAAGCGGATTCATCAGTGTTTCCGTTTCACCAAACGAGCGATTTAA
- a CDS encoding exonuclease domain-containing protein: MSYPFYPAPLVLLDLETTGAKPASDRITEIGLVHINQVDEGIASWSALVNPCQAIPPFIQELTGIDDAMVANAPTFADLADEVLAKLDDRIFVAHNARFDYTFLRNEFKRLGMTFRAKVLCTVQLSRKLYPDEFKHSLDALIARHGLEYHGERHRALTDAELIYQFLNAAVKDLGAERVQAAIDELIRPPALPPQIDERVIDDLPDTAGVYIFYGERDEALFVGSNSNLRRRVLQHFGKKAGDGQAAHLSAALRRIDWIETSGDLGSALLERRLLSQLRPRFNPSVRGKVDQTQSVWEVVLPELGASEQALQIRLLPLSDMPQAKGDLFGPFRGAREAQNVLNRIIKGQGLCRVTLGLEKPKKSAHAGACAAFAQGECHGACVGREPVSMHHARLLSALSKHKLAEWPYTGPIGITEGPEWAQVMHVIDQWVYLGEVRDQSELAEVLAAPYPDYDLDMAKLIRSEIKKAQHISILKA, from the coding sequence ATGAGTTATCCCTTTTACCCCGCGCCGCTGGTGCTGCTCGATCTGGAAACCACCGGCGCGAAGCCCGCGAGCGATCGAATTACTGAAATCGGCTTGGTGCATATCAACCAAGTTGATGAGGGTATTGCTAGCTGGAGCGCTTTGGTTAATCCTTGTCAGGCAATACCCCCGTTTATTCAGGAGCTAACGGGGATTGATGACGCAATGGTGGCCAATGCGCCAACGTTTGCGGATCTTGCTGATGAAGTGCTCGCCAAGCTGGATGATCGCATCTTTGTTGCGCACAATGCGCGCTTTGATTACACCTTTTTGCGCAATGAATTTAAGCGCCTAGGCATGACGTTTCGTGCCAAAGTACTGTGCACGGTGCAATTGTCGCGCAAGCTCTACCCCGATGAATTCAAACACAGCTTGGATGCGCTGATCGCGCGCCATGGGCTGGAATATCACGGTGAGCGCCATCGTGCGCTGACCGACGCTGAGCTGATTTATCAATTTTTAAACGCAGCTGTGAAAGATCTTGGCGCGGAACGCGTACAGGCGGCGATTGACGAATTGATTCGCCCACCAGCGTTGCCGCCGCAAATTGATGAGCGCGTGATCGACGATCTGCCCGATACCGCTGGCGTGTATATATTTTATGGCGAGCGGGACGAGGCGCTGTTTGTCGGCAGCAATAGCAATTTGCGCCGCCGCGTGTTGCAGCACTTCGGCAAAAAAGCGGGAGATGGGCAAGCGGCGCATTTGTCCGCTGCGCTGCGCCGGATTGATTGGATCGAAACCTCGGGTGATTTAGGCTCGGCCTTGCTCGAACGTCGTTTGCTGAGCCAATTACGCCCACGCTTTAATCCATCGGTGCGTGGCAAGGTCGATCAGACGCAAAGCGTGTGGGAAGTGGTTTTGCCTGAACTCGGCGCGAGCGAACAAGCCCTGCAAATTAGACTGCTACCGCTATCTGATATGCCGCAAGCAAAGGGTGACTTATTTGGCCCGTTTCGCGGCGCGCGTGAAGCGCAAAATGTGCTTAATCGGATTATCAAAGGGCAGGGCTTGTGCCGCGTGACGTTGGGCCTCGAAAAACCAAAGAAAAGCGCTCACGCTGGCGCATGCGCGGCGTTTGCGCAAGGCGAATGCCACGGTGCTTGCGTAGGGCGTGAACCCGTCAGCATGCACCATGCGCGATTGTTATCGGCTTTATCTAAACACAAACTCGCTGAGTGGCCGTACACAGGGCCGATCGGCATTACCGAAGGGCCGGAGTGGGCGCAGGTGATGCATGTGATCGATCAGTGGGTATACTTGGGTGAGGTACGTGATCAGAGTGAACTAGCAGAGGTGCTTGCAGCGCCATACCCTGATTATGATTTGGATATGGCGAAACTGATACGCTCAGAAATTAAAAAGGCCCAGCACATCAGCATCCTTAAAGCTTAA
- a CDS encoding YdgA family protein: protein MKRKVIAGSALGLLVLSTGYLGGSYYAGQAVETTMLKQHDWISKLPYFIVKSHSYQRGWLSSTETTTLQVNPELYRFLLEKEGEKLQTFEVTYTNHIQHGPLPLLTRLNPIPYKAVVTTDFKYSEDTQKFLAKFFGEQKPISIENRIAFNDDGVMKISVPSFDYEEALSGVKAKWQGLEATLDYGGDFNRVKFDASVPGLSGEAKSKGSFALQGLTINLNQSKGANQIMIGTNTAKVAQFDLDMQEGNPLKLKLENLVYHGKVSEQGEFINGSAQFDLNKLTLNDKPYGPAILLAEANHLHGKTLAKISDEVTLLQKQKLTREQLTEALSKLAKEHGLPLLKNDPEFAIRKLEVKLPNGKIHFSGSVGLKGFVEADLEKPVDLVNKLDAKADFVIPRKVVETLVMWQARNMFSNADGAAGDVNHADIDYLASQFVEGQINKLADQNLIRVNGDLLSAKASLQKGKFILNDIAVPLPWEQQSNE, encoded by the coding sequence GTGAAACGTAAAGTAATCGCAGGCAGTGCACTCGGTTTGCTCGTGTTGAGCACTGGCTACTTGGGTGGCAGCTATTATGCTGGTCAAGCAGTTGAAACTACGATGCTTAAACAGCACGATTGGATCAGCAAACTGCCGTACTTTATCGTTAAATCGCACAGCTATCAGCGAGGTTGGCTCAGCTCGACTGAAACCACCACTTTGCAAGTCAACCCAGAGTTGTATCGCTTTTTGCTAGAAAAAGAAGGCGAAAAGCTGCAAACGTTTGAAGTGACTTACACCAATCACATTCAACATGGCCCTTTACCGCTGCTAACTCGCCTCAACCCCATTCCATATAAAGCCGTTGTGACTACGGACTTTAAATACAGCGAAGATACACAAAAATTCTTAGCCAAATTTTTTGGTGAACAAAAACCAATTAGCATCGAAAACCGCATCGCCTTTAACGACGATGGCGTGATGAAAATTTCTGTGCCAAGCTTTGACTATGAAGAAGCGCTGTCTGGCGTTAAAGCCAAGTGGCAAGGCTTAGAAGCCACGCTCGATTACGGCGGTGATTTCAATCGCGTAAAATTTGACGCCAGCGTTCCCGGCCTATCTGGCGAAGCTAAGTCTAAGGGCTCTTTTGCGCTACAGGGCTTGACGATTAATCTGAATCAAAGCAAAGGCGCCAATCAAATCATGATCGGCACCAACACCGCAAAAGTAGCTCAGTTTGATTTGGATATGCAAGAAGGCAATCCACTGAAGCTCAAGCTGGAAAACTTGGTTTATCACGGCAAAGTGAGCGAACAAGGTGAGTTTATTAATGGCAGTGCGCAATTTGACTTAAATAAGCTCACTCTCAACGACAAACCTTACGGCCCAGCTATTTTGCTGGCTGAAGCCAATCATTTGCACGGTAAAACATTAGCTAAAATTAGCGATGAAGTAACACTACTGCAAAAACAAAAACTTACTCGCGAGCAGCTCACAGAAGCCTTGAGCAAATTAGCAAAAGAACACGGCCTACCATTATTGAAAAACGACCCAGAATTTGCCATTCGTAAACTGGAAGTGAAGTTACCTAATGGCAAAATTCACTTTTCTGGCTCAGTGGGCTTAAAGGGCTTTGTTGAGGCTGATTTGGAAAAGCCTGTTGATCTGGTCAACAAACTCGACGCCAAAGCCGATTTTGTGATTCCACGTAAAGTTGTTGAAACACTAGTGATGTGGCAAGCACGCAATATGTTTAGCAACGCCGATGGAGCAGCAGGTGATGTCAATCATGCCGATATTGACTACTTAGCTAGCCAATTTGTTGAAGGACAGATCAACAAGCTTGCCGATCAAAATCTCATCCGAGTAAACGGTGATTTATTATCAGCCAAGGCATCGCTGCAAAAGGGAAAATTCATTCTGAACGACATCGCAGTGCCGCTACCGTGGGAGCAGCAAAGCAACGAGTGA
- a CDS encoding TatD family hydrolase — MNTDSTISFIDSHCHLDASEFDRDRDEVVARSIAAGIHQWVVPAVSAQSFAKTLSMQQLYGAKIALGLHPIYEAEHDDSDLGQLQGLLEQGHAIAVGEIGLDFYLPKLNVARQIQFFEAQLKIARDYDLPVIVHIRRSQDHVLKYLRKWRVKGGIAHAFNGSEQQANEFIKLGFCLGFGGAMTYSGSQRIRRLAQNLPLEYIVLETDAPDIPPAWLAGPPMQRNEPAELLLIANELAKLRGIDLAKVALQTNENVSRVLELSLER; from the coding sequence ATGAACACAGATTCAACAATAAGTTTCATTGATAGCCACTGCCATTTAGATGCCAGCGAGTTTGATCGTGATCGTGACGAAGTCGTCGCGCGTTCAATTGCGGCTGGTATTCATCAGTGGGTAGTTCCGGCGGTCAGTGCTCAAAGTTTTGCCAAGACGCTAAGCATGCAGCAATTATACGGTGCAAAAATTGCTTTGGGTTTGCATCCTATCTATGAGGCAGAGCATGATGACTCCGACTTAGGACAATTACAGGGATTGTTGGAGCAAGGGCATGCTATTGCTGTGGGTGAGATTGGTCTAGATTTTTATTTGCCAAAACTGAATGTTGCTCGGCAAATTCAATTTTTTGAAGCTCAGCTTAAAATAGCCCGCGATTATGATTTACCAGTGATTGTGCATATTCGGCGCAGTCAGGATCATGTGCTCAAATATCTTCGGAAATGGCGAGTAAAGGGCGGTATTGCCCACGCTTTTAATGGCAGTGAACAACAAGCAAATGAATTTATTAAATTAGGTTTCTGCCTAGGGTTTGGTGGTGCCATGACCTATAGCGGATCACAGCGCATCCGCCGACTTGCGCAAAATTTGCCGCTGGAATACATCGTGTTAGAAACTGATGCACCCGATATTCCGCCTGCGTGGTTGGCTGGTCCGCCCATGCAACGAAATGAACCTGCCGAGTTGTTACTGATTGCAAATGAGTTGGCGAAGCTGCGGGGGATAGATCTAGCAAAAGTTGCTTTACAAACAAATGAAAATGTATCCCGGGTGCTTGAGTTAAGCCTTGAGCGATAA
- a CDS encoding VOC family protein yields MSLPVLDAFDHVHIYVADRIRAEAWYQQVLGFTRSAELEFWAVDGGPLTLQNASGSVHLALFQKANASAGPTVAFRVGAQAFGDWRAHLQRHEVSVDLQDHQVSLSLYFADPDGNRYEITTYDYASARDLLALN; encoded by the coding sequence ATGAGCTTGCCGGTACTTGATGCCTTTGATCATGTGCACATTTATGTTGCAGATCGAATCCGCGCTGAAGCTTGGTATCAACAAGTCTTAGGTTTCACGCGGAGTGCTGAGCTCGAATTTTGGGCTGTCGATGGTGGGCCTTTAACGTTGCAAAACGCCAGTGGCTCAGTGCATTTAGCACTATTTCAAAAAGCAAACGCCAGCGCTGGGCCAACTGTTGCTTTTCGCGTCGGCGCGCAAGCTTTTGGCGACTGGCGCGCGCATTTGCAGCGCCATGAAGTCAGCGTTGATTTACAAGATCATCAAGTATCGCTGTCATTGTATTTTGCTGATCCTGATGGCAATCGTTATGAAATCACCACGTATGACTATGCGAGCGCGCGCGATTTACTCGCGCTCAATTGA